The DNA segment CTGGTTTTGGTCAACGCTTTGAATATGTGAAAGCAGCAGCCAAGTTTAAAACTAATGAAACAAGTGTGAAAGCCCTAGAAAGGTTTAATGCTATGTTACAGCAAAGAAGACTTTGGGCAGAAGCAGCAGGTTTAAATCCAGATGTAATTGAAAAGTTATATCGAGATTTGGTTAGTTACTTTATTGATGAAGAATTGAAAAAATGGCATTCTAATTAAGAAAAGTAGATAGAAACAGGGAAACCGTTAATTGCATGATTTATCGGTCAATTTATTGCTTGCTGCTAATAGATAAAAGTTAAATTACTCTCTTTTGTACAATCCAAAATTTAAAATGAAGATTGCCATCGCTCAACTAAATCCTACTATTGGTGATTTCGCCGGAAATGCTCAAAACATTCTATCAGCAGCACAAGCAGCAGCCGCTGAGGGTGCGCGTTTATTATTAACGCCAGAACTTTCTCTGTGTGGCTATCCTCCGAGAGATTTATTACTAAATCCCAGTTTTGTAGCGGCGATGGGGATGACATTAAAACAGCTAGCCCAAGATTTACCACCCAATTTAGCTGTGTTAGTAGGAACTGTTTCCCCAAATTTAAAAGCCCATACCACTGGCGGTAAAAGTTTATTTAATAGCATTGCTTTGTTAGCAGATGGCAAAATTCAGCAAATTTTTCATAAACGGCTTTTACCTACCTATGATGTATTTGATGAAAATCGTTATTTTGAATCAGGGCTACAAGCTAGTTATTTCACCCTAGATAATCTTGATATTGGTGTAACTATTTGCGAAGATTTATGGAACGATGAAGATTTTTTAGGTAAACGTAGTTATGCAGTAAATCCCGTTGCTGATTTAGCAATTTTACGTGTTGATATAATTGTGAATTTATCTGCCTCACCCTACAGTCTTGGTAAGCAGCAGTATCGAGAATCTATGCTTAAGCATAGCGCGGTACGTTTTGCACAACCGATAATTTATACTAATCAAGTCGGGGGCAATGACGATTTAATTTTTGATGGACGCAGTTTTGTGTTGAATCGTCAAGGTGAAATTGTCTGTCGTGCTAATGGTTTTACAACTGATTTGGTAATAGTGGAATTTGATCAGGCGCAGCGAGATTTACAGTTGAGTTCTGTAGCACCTGCATATATTTCAGAAGAGGAAGAAATTTGGCAGGCTTTGGTGTTGGGAGTCCGCGATTATGCCCAGAAATGCGGTTTTTCTAAAGTGGTGCTGGGTTTAAGTGGGGGAATTGATTCGGCATTAGTAGCTGCGATCGCATCCGTAGCCCTTGGTAAAGAAAATGTCCTCGGTGTCCTCATGCCTTCTCCCTACAGTTCATCACATTCTGTTAGTGACGCTTTGGCATTAGCGGCAAATTTGGGTATCCAAACCACTACTTTAAAGATAGGGGAATTAATGGCAGGGTTTGATCACACCTTAGCCGATTTGTTTGCTGGGACAGAATTCGGCATTGCTGAAGAGAATATCCAATCACGGATTCGCGGCAATTTATTGATGGCGATCGCTAACAAATTTGGTTATCTGCTATTATCCACTGGTAACAAGTCAGAAATGGCAGTGGGTTACTGCACCCTTTACGGAGATATGAATGGCGGGTTAGCTGTAATTGCTGATGTTCCCAAAACCCGTGTTTATTCACTGTGCCATTGGTTAAATCGGGATTGTGAAATTATCCCCCAAAATATTCTCACCAAACCACCCAGCGCTGAACTTAAACCCGGCCAAGTTGATCAAGATTCTCTACCCGACTACGAAATTTTAGATGACATCTTGCAACGCCTGATCCACAACCACCAATCAGCCGCCCAAATTGTTGCCGCAGGCCATGATCCGGTCATTGTCAACCGAATCATTCAGATGGTGGCACGTGCGGAATTTAAACGCCGACAAGCCCCCCCAGGATTAAAAATTACTGATCGCGCCTTTGGTACTGGTTGGCGAATGCCAATTGCCAGTAATTGGGCGGCTGTCAAAAATGCGTATCAAACTCAAACCATCCCCAGCCCTACATGATTTGTTGATGGCTCAGAAAAATCCCTCTTGTACAGACGCGATTTATCGCGTCTCATTTATCGTCTCAGTCTCAGCCTTTGTTTCACCCTCCTAACTCCCGCAACATCCCATCTATCCTATTCACTCCCGCCGAGTCATTTCGCCGTTGATACAAGTCGCGTGCTTTCCGCAGCACGTTATTGGCTTGTGAAGTTTGTCGTCGCTGTTTATACATCAAAGCCATAAACTCATAAGTTTGGGCATTATTGGGATTAAGTTTAATGGCTTCTTGGTAAGCCCAATTAGCGGCTGTAAAGTCTCCCATCCGGGCTTGAGTGATACCTAATCCCAAATAAGCATTTAAATGGTTACGGTTTAGCTGGATCGCACGACGGTAAGATTGTGTCGCCCCCTTAGTGTCACCCAAATTAACTTTGATGTAACCCACAGCGTAATGATAATCACCATTATTAATGTCGAGAGCGATCGCACGACGATAAGAAGCTAAAGCTGGTTGAAAATTTCCTTGCTGGGCATAGAGATAGCCGATACCAGAATGAATTTTAGCGTTCCTTGGCTCGATTTTAGCGGCTTGTTGATAAACAGCGATCGCGCCATTATAGTCTCTAGCTGCCACCAGCCTCTGTCCTTCCTCAAAGAGTCTCTTTAATTGTGGATTTGTCGTTTGCGCTATCAGTACCTGAGCCTGAGCTACCGAGGGGATACTAACAGCAATAAATCCTAAGAACAAAGCACCAATTACAACTGATATCCGTTTGTACACAGTAAAATTCCTGAAATTATAAGGGACTTTTTTTTTGTACATTAAAACAGAAAATTGAAATTTTGAAAACTGTATTTATTTACAGTTACAACAATTTAAGAAATTGTCAATTGTGATACTTTTACACAGCACAAAACATTCTGACTTTATAGTAAAGGACAGATTGTTATTATAAAGTATTCAGTATATCTCGCGAATTAATTCGTGGTTGGACAAAATGCCTTTTATTGAGAGTAATTTTCCTATGTCTTGCCTTTACAGCCATGTCAGGTATGTTACCTTGCTATGATGCTACAAAGAGGCAGGGAAGAGGGAGCAGGGGGCAGGGAGCAGGGGGCAGGGGGATTTGAAACTCATCTCATAAAAGGTATTGAGCAACTACATTGATGTATGGGATCAATCTAAAATCTAAAATTGAGTGGCGGGGTAATTTATGATTGTAACTACGACTGATGTGATTCAAGGTGCTATTATTGAATCATATTTAGGGATTGTGACGGCGGAAGTTGTGTACGGCAGTAATTTTATCCGAGATTTTTTTGCCAGCATTCGAGATATTATCGGTGGTCGGACTGCTAGCTATGAGCGTCTATTTGAGCAGGGACAGCGCAGAGCCATAGAAGAATTAGAACAACGCGCACAGCGTTTAGGCGCAGATGCTGTGATTGGAATTGAATTTGATACTGGCACAATCAATCTTGAGCAAACCGGAGTTTTGTTATTGATTACGGCCACGGGTACTGCTGTGAAAATGCGTTAATTTGTGACTATAGAACTCATATTTGATTTATGAAACACACGTAGGGTGTGTGATCGAGGTGAGTACGGCACCAAGACCCACAAAGACGGTGCGTTAGAGGATCTTTTAAAAGTTTTGGGCGAATATAATATGGCTACGCCACGCGTTAGCGATACGCTACTAGATAGGCAAAGTCCACCTCCGTGGACTAATGAAGGATTAAGGTTTTTAACCCGCGCAGGCGGGCTTCCCTACGGGAAGACGCTTCGCGTCATGTCTGTATAGCCGCGACTTCTAGTCGCCAGGGTTAGTAATAAATTAGACTTTACAAACATCCTCTTAGGCTAAAGCCATAACACACCCTACATATACTTAGATTTTTGCCATAATCAAATCGGATTCCTATATATAATTCAAAGCACAAAAATCAGATATAAATTTTCCATAAAATTAATAGAGTTTTACGACTTAATTTTAGTTAATCCTGCCGAAGATAGAGTAATTAACTCTTTCTATTGATAGATATTAAAAATCATATCTGGCAATTTAATTTTAAGCATAAGCATGAATCATCAAATCAATATACCAGAAGAAAAACTTTGCTGACAAAGCAATGGAGAAAATAAACTATGTCATACATGAATCGCGTCGGCGATGATGTTATTAATGAACCCGCAGTAGCAGGTAGAGTAGCAGAATATCATGATCGGGTGCGCTGGGGGCCAATAATTGCTGGCGTGTTGGTGGCCTTAGCTACCCAATTAATCTTGAGTTCCTTATTTGGGGCTATCGGAGCAGGTACAATTGCCGGCTCAGGAGCGCCCAGAAGCATAGCACCTGATGTTGCGGCTAATGTGGGAATTTGGTCAACCCTGGCTTTGTTAATTTCCCTATTTATTGGTGGTTGGGTGACAGCTCGTGCTTGTGGTCCAATGAACCGAAATACAGCCCTACTCAATGGCGCAATTCTTTGGGCTACGACTCTGGCACTTAGTTCTTGGCTATTGGCAAGTGGAGTCTGGGGTACTTTTGGTGTGGTGGCTCCTAATGTTGCAGTAGCTGTACCCCCAGTGGCTCAACCAGGAGTTCCCGTACCGCCAACTGCACAAGGTTTAACTGCTGAACAAGCTCGCGAAATTGCTGCCGCCACCTCTACAGCTTTGTGGTGGTTTGTATTGGGTTCCTTGTTGAGTTTAGCTACGGCTCTCATGGGCGCTGTGGTGGGCGCTCGCAGTCCTAGAACTAACAATTATCGGACTTAAATGTTTGGTACAATTAAAGACAATTCATCCCTAATAGGACTTACGCACAAGTTACGAAAGAATGAACCACGAAGGAACGAAGAACACGAAGGCAAGAGGGTTTGAGAGATATTTTGCGTAAGTCCTGCCTAAAAGTACCTTTTTTAAGGTGCTTTTTATTCTGGGAATGGGATTTCTTGTCACTTTTACCATTTTAAATATGAAGCTTCAATACCTTGTTCTCGCTTAATTTTGGCATCCTTTTCAAACCAAGAGATCAGTTGTTGTGTTGTTAAATCTTCCACAGGGATACCATATTCTTGGGCAATATGCTTGAGGAGTTTGAGGGATGAAATTGTTAATCTGGTTAAAAATTTTTCTGAAGAAGATAACAAAGCTGCATCTACTTTTGCTGATTCTTCTAAGCTGAGAAATTGTGTCGTCGGTTGCTGCGGTGGTATATCCATAAATTTATTTTTCCAACGTAGTTAAATGTTGATTCATGGACAATAAATAATTATTGATTGGTAAAAAGCCTTACCACTCAAGTATTAGCCATGATTTAAACTGAATGTGATTGTGTATGTCGAGCCTGCACTAAATAGCCACAACGATGTTCACCATCGATAATCCAATGGGTACGTTCTACGTGACAATCTGGTAGCACCGCCGCAAACATTTCTAATTCATGACCGCAGATACTAGGGAACGACTCAGCGACGTTAGAAATCGCACAGTTATGTTCCATGAAGATAAAGCTATCCTCTTGTGAGGATTCCACAGAGTGATATTCTGCCATAAAACCTTCCGCTTTTCTCAGATTCACTAAATTAGCTACACGTTCTTCTAGTGATCCGTTGCCGACGCGATCGCGGTATTCTTGAGCTTTACGCTCCCACTGTTTTTGTAAAATCGAGGTTACTTGGTCACGGCCTACGGTTTGGGCTAAAGTGTCCAACAGTGAAACAGCAAATTCACCGTAGCGATCGCTTTGATAATTGTTTAAACTCCGTTGCAGGCGATCGCGTCCCCGGCGGCTTAATCTATAGATATGCTGCGGTCGTCCCATACCTATTTGTACAGATGAATACAAAACTAAATCTTCCGTCTCCAAATCTTTGAGATGACGACGAATTGCTTGCTTGCTCACATCTAAAACTTCGGCTAACTCAAAAGCAGTTGCTTGTGAGCGCTTAAGCAGATACTCCAAAATATCTTGCTTGGTTGAGGTCTGGTGAATAGTCTCCATTTGCTCTACAAGACGCTGCATGAACGTCCCCAAATATTTTTTTTAGAAAATTTGACTTTAACAACATTCTTGTTGTTAATTTAGCGTAAAATGAAAATAAATTAAACAACGAATATGTTGTTTTACTCCCTAAGTCCTATTTTAACAGCCGTGTAGCCACTCGGAGACACGAGAAGGGAAGAGGCTAAACAGCCCGTCTCCCATCCTTAAAGAGATTTTCGTAAACAGATTCCACAATTCCAGTTCTGAACACAAGAGATTAATACCGATGAGTGCCACTGTCAAAACCTTAGTCAACCAACCCTACAAGTACGGCTTTATTACAGATATTGAAGCTGACACTATTCCGCGTGGACTAAATGAGGACGTTGTTCGCTTGATCTCCTCTAAGAAGAACGAGCCACAGTTCATGTTAGATTTTCGCCTCAAATGTTATCGCCAGTGGCTAAAAATGACGGAACCAACTTGGCCGAGTGTCAAGTATCCAGCTATCGACTATCAGAATATTATCTACTACTCTGCGCCCAAGAAGAAGAAAGCCAAGCTCAACAGCTTAGATGAGGTAGATCCTACCCTACTGGAAACCTTTGAAAAATTGGGTATTTCCCTCAATGAACAGAAGCGACTAGCCAATGTAGCTGTCGATGCGATTTTTGATAGCGTTTCTGTTGCTACGACATTTAAGGATAAACTCGCCGAAGATGGAGTTATCTTTTGCTCAATTTCGGAAGCTTTACAAGAACATCCCGAACTGGTGCGGAAGTATCTGGGTAGCGTCGTTCCTCCAGCCGACAATTATTTTGCCGCTTTAAATGGTGCTGTATTCAGTGACGGTTCTTTTGTCTATATTCCTAAAGGCGTAAAATGCCCAATGGAATTGTCTACATATTTCCGTATTAACTCCGGTGATACGGGACAGTTTGAACGGACTTTGATTGTGGCTGAAGAAGGTAGCTATGTTTCCTACCTAGAAGGTTGCACTGCACCGATGTATGACACCAATCAATTACACGCAGCCGTGGTGGAACTTGTCGCCCTGGATAACGCGGAAATTAAATACTCCACTGTTCAAAACTGGTACGCCGGTGATGAAAAGGGTAAAGGTGGGATTTATAATTTTGTGACTAAGCGCGGTTTGTGTCAAGGTGTGAATTCTAAGATTTCCTGGACTCAAGTCGAAACTGGTTCGGCGATTACTTGGAAGTATCCTAGCTGTGTCTTGGTGGGTGATAATTCTGTGGGTGAATTTTACTCGGTAGCGCTCACAAATAATATGCAGCAAGCTGACACGGGGACGAAGATGATTCACGTGGGTAAAAATACTCGCAGTACGATTATTTCTAAGGGGATATCGGCGGGGAATTCTAGTAATAGTTATCGCGGTTTGGTGAAGGTGAATCCCACGGCTAAGGGTGCGAGAAATTATTCTCAATGCGACTCGATGCTGATTGGCGATAATGCCCATGCTAATACTTTCCCTTATATTCAGGTGCAGAATAACGCTAGTAAGGTGGAGCATGAAGCTTCTACTTCTAAGATTGGTGAGGACCAATTGTTTTATTTTGCTCAACGGGGTATTTCTCAGGAGGACGCTATTTCGATGATGATTAGCGGTTTCTGCAAGGATGTTTTTAATCAGCTACCTATGGAGTTTGCGGTGGAGGCTGACAAGCTTTTGAGTATGAAGTTGGAAGGTAGTGTTGGGTAATTGGGCTTTGTTTGTGGTTTTGGATTTAGATTAACGAACCGCAAAGGGCGCAAAGTTCACGAAGTAAGAGAAGAGCAGGGAAGGGAAGAGAGAGAAGATGATTATTGAAAATAGTGATGTTGTGCTGTCGGTTAAGGATTTGACGGCTAGTGTTGATGGGACTCCGATTTTGAAGGGGTTGAATCTTGAGGTTCGGGCTGGGGAAGTTCATGCGATTATGGGACCGAATGGTTCTGGTAAGAGTACTTTTTCTAAGGTTTTGGCTGGACACCCGGCTTATGAGGTGACTGGTGGTGAGGTGATTTTTGAAGGTAAGAATTTACTGGAAATGGAACCGGAGGAACGGGCTAGATTAGGTGTGTTTTTGGCGTTTCAATATCCGTTGGAAATTCCAGGTGTGAGTAATCTGGATTTCTTACGGGTGGCTTACAATTCTCGCCGCAAGGCTCAGGGTTTGGAGGAGTTGGACGCTTTTGATTTTGATGATTTGATTGAGGAAAAGTTGGATGTGGTGAAGATGAATCCTTCTTTTCTCAACCGCAGTCTGAATGAAGGGTTTTCTGGTGGTGAGAAGAAGCGGAATGAAATTCTGCAAATGGCTCTGCTAGAACCAAAGTTGGGTATTCTGGATGAGACTGATTCAGGCTTAGATATTGATGCTCTGAGAATTGTGGCTGATGGTGTGAATCAATTGGCTAGTCCAGAAAATGCCACGATTATGATTACTCACTATCAACGTTTGCTGAATTATATTGTGCCGGATTTTGTCCATGTGATGGCAAATGGAAAAATTCTCATGAGTGGTGGTAAGGATTTGGCGCTGGAATTGGAAGAGCGCGGTTATGACTGGGTTCTGGAAGGTGCTGAGGTGGGTGTGTAATGACTATTCAAGTTTCTCCTAGTCCGGTTCCTAACTCAAATGCTGTCAGCTTGACTTCTACTCTGTTAAATAAAGATAGTTATCTAACTGGGTTGTTAGATGAAGTAACTACACCACAAGCAGCAGATTACTTGCAGGAATTACGCCAAGGTGCTGCTAATTGGGTGCGTCATTCCAGTATCCCTACTACCCGTGAGGAGGAATGGCGGTTTACTGATTTGTCAGCGCTGCGTCAGGTGCAGTTTCATCTGGAAACACAATTAAAATCAGTTGATATTTCGGCTTTAACTTTACCAGAGGCTGTTAATAGTCGTTTGGTGTTTGTTAATGGTGTCTATGCGCCGGATTTATCCGCAGTTGCAGATTTACCTTCTGGGGTTGTAGTCGGTAATTTGGCGGGTTTTTCCAAGTCTCAGCAAGAAATTGTTAAACAGTATTTAGCTCAAGCTGAGGGTTCACAGGAGGTTTTTACTGCTCTCAATACTGCTGGAATATCTGATGCGGCGGTGGTTTGGGTGGCTAAAAATGTGATTGTGGAAACTCCTATTCATCTGTTATTTATTGCGGTTGCTGGTGATACAGCGACGATTTCTCAGCCGCGTTGTTTGGTGGTGGCTGAAACTGGTGGTAGTGTGACTGTGGTGGAAGATTTTATTAACCGCAGAGGCGCAGAGGACGCAGAGGGGGTTTACCTGACTAATGCGGTTACGGAAGTTTGGCTCGGTGAGAATGCTCAGGTGAGTCATACTAGAATTGAGCGCGAAGGTACAGAGGCTTTTCATGTGGGGAAGACTGCTGTTACTCAAGCTCGTGATAGTCGATATACTTGTCATGCTTTGAGTTTTGGCGGTAAGTTATCGCGCCACAATTTAGAAATTCTGCAAACTGGTGAACAAACCGAAACGACTCTCAACGGTTTGACGATGATTTCTGGTAGACAGGTGGGTGATACTCACAGTGCGATCGCACTTAATTATCCCCATAGTACCAGCACACAGTTACATAAGTGCATTGTCGGCGATCGCGCTCATGCAGTATTCAATGGTAAGGTGTTTGTGCCGAAAGCCGCACAGTTAACAAATGCCGGTCAATTAAATCGCAATTTATTGTTATCATCAAAAGCCAGAGTTGATACTAAGCCGCAGTTGGAAATTACCGCCGACAACGTGAAATGCGCTCATGGTGCTACCGTCAGCCAGTTGGAAGACGATGAAATCTTTTATCTCCAAAGTCGGGGAATTAACGAAAACGATGCGCGTAAGTTGTTAATTAATGCCTTTGCTGCCGAAATTATCAACCAAATCCCAGTCAAATCTCTACAAGCAGTCCTATTAAACACAGTCAATAGTCTCAAGTCTTTGACTAATGACTAATATTTCCTTAATGTACAAACCCCCAGATAAATCTGGGGAATCAATCCCAAATCCCAAATCCTCAAACCTATAGATTTATCTGTGGAGTCAATCCAAAATCTAAAATCTAAAATCTAAAATTGTATGACTTTCACCCCTACCAAAACCCTAGCTGATAAAGTTCGCGCTGATTTCCCGATATTGCATCAGGAAGTTAACGGGAAACCTTTAGTTTATCTGGATAATGCAGCTACTTCCCAAAAACCTTTGTTCGTGTTAAACATCCTGCGGGATTATTACGAACAATATAATGCTAATGTGCATCGTGGCGCTCATACTCTGAGTGCTAAAGCCACTGATGCTTATGAAGGTGCGCGAGATAAAGTAGCTAAATTTATTAATGCTGCTTCACGTCAGGAAATCATCTACACCCGCAACGCCAGTGAAGCCATTAACCTGGTAGCTTACAGCTGGGGGATGAACAATTTGCAAGCAGGGGACGAAATTATTATGTCGGTGATGGAACACCACAGTAATATCGTTCCTTGGCAACTTGTATCACAAAAAACGGGTGCGGTGTTAAAGTTTGTGGAATTGACACCAGAAGGAAGTTTTGATTTAGAACAGTTTAAAAAACTGATTTCTGACAAGACTAAATTAGTTGCTGTGAGTCATGTTTCTAATACTTTGGGATGTATTAATCCAGTCGCAGAAATTGCGAAGATTACTCACAAATACGGTGCAAAATTATTAGTTGATGGTTGCCAAAGCATACCACATATGCCCGTGGATGTGCAACAAATAGACTGTGATTGGTTGGTTGCTTCCGGTCATAAAATGTGCGCCCCCACTGGCATAGGATTTTTGTATGGTAAATTGGAAATCTTAGAATCAATGCCGCCATTTTTTGGTGGGGGTGAAATGATTGCAGATGTGTATTTAGATCATTCTACCTACGCCGAATTACCCCATAAATTTGAAGCTGGTACTCCTGCAATTGCGGAGGCGATCGCCTTGGGTGCTGCGGTAGATTATCTTAGTAATATTGGCATGGATAAAATCCACGCCTACGAAGCCGAACTCACAGCGTATTTGTTCCAACAATTAGAGCAAATACCCCAAATTACAATTTACGGCCCCAAACCCAACGCCAAAGGGGAAGGAAGGGCTGCATTAGCTGCATTTACAGCCGCAGATGTTCACCCCAATGACTTATCGACATTATTAGATCAAGAAGGCGTAGCGATTCGTTCTGGACACCACTGCACTCAACCATTACACCGTTACTTAGCTTTACCGGGAACCGCACGGGTAAGTTTATCTTTTTACAACACCCGCGAAGAAATTGACATTTTCATCAAAGCGCTTAAGGAAACTCTGGACTTTTTTGCTGGTTTCCTGGCTTAAATACAAGGTGGGTAATTCCCACCTTTTTGGTGTTCCCTTAGCCATATAGCATTTTCCAGTCTAATAAAATACAAAACTATCTGCGTTTAATTATTACTGCTTGTACCTCAATACGGTTCAGTTTAGGCTAAAACTCCTGCTCAAAGCCTATTTTTTGAACGTTCGCGTAGCGTGCGCGTAGCGCATACCGCAAAGAACGCAAAGGACACAAAGATAAGAAAGAAAGGCTTAACTGAACTGTATTGGCTTGTACCTCACTTGAATGGGAATTGCTATAAATTTTTCAAACATCCTCTCAGCCCGACTTTTGGAAACAGTCAGGGATTTTTTCATACTCCAAGGAAATGTTAAAACTTTTGGTGTATTGAATAACACCTAGAAATCCCGAACCGTAACGCGATAGCGAAGCGCTGCGAAGCAATCGCCTGGATATCCTCCTCATGAGAATGAGACAGCAACACGTTAAGCTAGATAAGAGTAGCATTTTGTTGCACTTTTCAGATAATTTTTATTTTTCCTGCTTGAGAAACCCGGAATGCTAGACCACATTTTTGATTACCTTCACTTTAATTTCAGCGTTGAAGCCCCGATAGTGCTGCTAATCCTGGTTCTATTAGAGGCGGTGCTATCTGCTGATAACGCGATCGCCCTCGCTGCGATCGCCCAAGGATTAGAAGACAAGGAACTCGAACGTAAAGCCCTCAACTTTGGTTTAGTCGTTGCTTATGTGCTGCGAATTAGCCTGATTCTTACTGCCACTTGGATACAAAAATACTGGCAATTTGAATTATTAGGTGCTGCCTATTTGCTGTGGTTGGTGTTTCAACACTTTACCTCAGAAGAAGCCAAAGACGAGCATCATCACGGCCCCCGTTTTAATTCTTTGTTGCAAGCCGTACCTGTAATTGCCTTTACAGATTTAGCATTTTCCTTGGATAGTGTGACTACTGCGATCGCGGTTTCTCAAGAAAAGTGGCTAGTGCTGACTGGTGCAACAATTGGCATCATTACCTTGCGATTTATGACCGGATTATTTATCCGTTGGTTAGACGAATTTAAAAACCTCGAAGATGCCGGTTATATCACCGTAGCGTTTGTCGGTTTTCGCCTGTTATTGCGAGTGATTAACGATAATTTAGTCCCACCAGAATGGGCAGTAATTTCTGCGATCGCGCTGGTTCTCGTCTGGGGATTTTCTGTGCGTAATGTCATTGAAGAAGTACCCGAATTAGAACCAGAAAAAAGTCAAGTTTCCAAATGAGGTGAGGGATTTAACAAATTTCCCCCACACCCCTGTAGAGACGCGATGCATCGCGTCTTTTTAAACTATTCCTGCAACCAAGGTGTTAAATGTGGTTGCCAACTAACTAAT comes from the Nodularia sp. NIES-3585 genome and includes:
- a CDS encoding SufS family cysteine desulfurase, yielding MTFTPTKTLADKVRADFPILHQEVNGKPLVYLDNAATSQKPLFVLNILRDYYEQYNANVHRGAHTLSAKATDAYEGARDKVAKFINAASRQEIIYTRNASEAINLVAYSWGMNNLQAGDEIIMSVMEHHSNIVPWQLVSQKTGAVLKFVELTPEGSFDLEQFKKLISDKTKLVAVSHVSNTLGCINPVAEIAKITHKYGAKLLVDGCQSIPHMPVDVQQIDCDWLVASGHKMCAPTGIGFLYGKLEILESMPPFFGGGEMIADVYLDHSTYAELPHKFEAGTPAIAEAIALGAAVDYLSNIGMDKIHAYEAELTAYLFQQLEQIPQITIYGPKPNAKGEGRAALAAFTAADVHPNDLSTLLDQEGVAIRSGHHCTQPLHRYLALPGTARVSLSFYNTREEIDIFIKALKETLDFFAGFLA
- a CDS encoding TerC family protein — its product is MLDHIFDYLHFNFSVEAPIVLLILVLLEAVLSADNAIALAAIAQGLEDKELERKALNFGLVVAYVLRISLILTATWIQKYWQFELLGAAYLLWLVFQHFTSEEAKDEHHHGPRFNSLLQAVPVIAFTDLAFSLDSVTTAIAVSQEKWLVLTGATIGIITLRFMTGLFIRWLDEFKNLEDAGYITVAFVGFRLLLRVINDNLVPPEWAVISAIALVLVWGFSVRNVIEEVPELEPEKSQVSK